Within the Thermostichus lividus PCC 6715 genome, the region GGTGAAATTACCACCAAAGCACAGGTGGATTATGTCCACATTGCCCGCCAAAAGATTCAGGAGATTGGTTATACCGATGCTGAAAACGGCTTTGCAGCCAACAGTTGTGCCGTGCTGGTGGCCTTAGATGAGCAGTCGCCAGATATTGCCCGCGGTGTAGATACTGCCCAAGAAGCGCGCGAGCAACTCAGTGATGCAGAACTGGATCGCATTGGTGCTGGCGATCAGGGGATTATGTTTGGCTATGCCTGCAATGAAACCCCTGAGTATATGCCGCTGCCCATTAGCTTGGCGCATCGTATGGCACGGCGCTTGGCAGCCGTTCGCAAAACGGGGCAGCTTCCTTACCTGCGACCGGACGGCAAAACCCAAGTCACCGTCATTTATGAAAATGGCCAGCCCGTTGGCATTGATACAATTTTGATCTCCACCCAGCACGCCCCAACGGTGGCCGGTCTGACGGATGAAGCAGCTATCCAAGCCAAGATCAAAGCCGATCTATGGGACGCTGTGGTTCTACCAGTCTTTGCCGATTTGATGATTCAGCCGGATGAGGCAACGAAGTTTTGGGTGAACCCTACCGGCAAATTTGTCATTGGTGGCCCCCAAGGAGACTCAGGGCTGACCGGTCGCAAACTGGTGGTGGACACCTATGGTGGCTATGCTCGCCATGGCGGTGGTGCCTTTTCTGGTAAAGACCCGACAAAAGTAGATCGCAGCGCGGCCTATATGGCGCGGTACATTGCTAAGAATATTGTGGCGGCAGGGTTGGCACAAAAGTGTGAGCTACAAATTAGCTATGCCATCGGGGTGGCGCGGCCAATGAGTATTTTTGTCGATACCTTTGGCACCGGCACCATTGCCCCTGAGCAACTGCTGGAGCTAATTAC harbors:
- the metK gene encoding methionine adenosyltransferase yields the protein MILRYLFSSESVTEGHPDKICDQIADAILDALLTQDPHSRVAAEVVVNTGLVLITGEITTKAQVDYVHIARQKIQEIGYTDAENGFAANSCAVLVALDEQSPDIARGVDTAQEAREQLSDAELDRIGAGDQGIMFGYACNETPEYMPLPISLAHRMARRLAAVRKTGQLPYLRPDGKTQVTVIYENGQPVGIDTILISTQHAPTVAGLTDEAAIQAKIKADLWDAVVLPVFADLMIQPDEATKFWVNPTGKFVIGGPQGDSGLTGRKLVVDTYGGYARHGGGAFSGKDPTKVDRSAAYMARYIAKNIVAAGLAQKCELQISYAIGVARPMSIFVDTFGTGTIAPEQLLELITAHFDLRPAAIIQTFGLRHLPGDRNGCFYQHVAAYGHFGRNDLDLPWERLDKVPALKAAAAELLSTV